One stretch of bacterium DNA includes these proteins:
- a CDS encoding PilN domain-containing protein, with product MIQINLIHDQKIAKVAAPRSSGGGFKFALPRLPFNVGMVGAALLFIVVIVASIIAYGWQQTDFKITNKKIKTDSLKIDSLRVLNAKVQELKRTKDEVEAKLNEVNLINQGRFYEARLLEAVNRCLPEYLWVTLLSEDEGKVSLEGSTFSNLIVVELMD from the coding sequence ATGATACAGATCAATCTGATCCATGACCAGAAAATTGCCAAGGTGGCTGCTCCCCGTTCCTCGGGCGGCGGTTTCAAGTTTGCCCTGCCCCGGCTGCCGTTCAACGTGGGAATGGTGGGGGCCGCGCTGCTCTTCATAGTGGTGATAGTGGCTTCGATCATTGCCTATGGCTGGCAGCAGACTGACTTTAAAATAACCAACAAAAAAATCAAAACGGACAGTCTGAAGATAGACAGTTTAAGGGTTCTAAATGCCAAGGTTCAGGAGTTAAAAAGGACTAAAGATGAGGTTGAGGCCAAGCTCAACGAGGTGAACCTCATCAATCAGGGGCGGTTCTATGAGGCCCGGCTGCTGGAAGCAGTCAACCGCTGTCTGCCGGAATATCTCTGGGTGACCCTTCTTTCCGAGGACGAAGGAAAAGTCAGCTTAGAAGGTTCCACTTTCTCCAATCTAATAGTGGTGGAACTGATGGAT
- the pilM gene encoding type IV pilus assembly protein PilM yields the protein MFFGKKAATLGLDIGSNQIKFVEIQKTGKGLVLTNYGSASLLPEAIVEGEIMDRTLVIDTIKGLFETHKIKGNEVVSAVSGRGVIVKLITMDKLKESEARERIKWEAEQHVPFEISDVVLDFQIVNPDLGNNQMQVLLIAVKNDTINPQLDLLSGAGLYPVIMDYGAFAVQNAFEANYDIPADEMVALLHIGADSTNIQFIKNKIPSFTRELPMAGNACLQLIQKNLGLSYEQASELTKGENVADVSQESASEVFASFASDFAGSIERTLSFLAMSGTGDKMSRIFLSGGGALIPSLQDHLKEKFGIPVEIVNPLQKISYDPNLFGATGAERIAPMLTLAVGLGLREVK from the coding sequence ATGTTCTTCGGCAAAAAAGCAGCCACCCTGGGCCTGGACATAGGAAGCAACCAGATAAAGTTCGTCGAGATCCAAAAGACCGGCAAGGGCCTCGTCCTGACGAACTATGGTTCCGCCTCCTTACTGCCCGAGGCCATTGTGGAAGGCGAAATCATGGACCGGACCCTGGTGATCGACACCATCAAGGGCCTTTTTGAGACCCATAAGATAAAAGGCAACGAGGTGGTGTCAGCCGTTTCCGGGCGCGGGGTCATCGTCAAGCTGATCACCATGGACAAGCTCAAGGAGTCGGAGGCCAGGGAGCGCATCAAATGGGAGGCCGAGCAGCATGTGCCGTTCGAGATCTCGGACGTGGTGCTGGATTTTCAGATAGTGAATCCGGACCTGGGCAACAATCAGATGCAAGTGCTGCTGATCGCCGTCAAGAACGACACCATCAATCCCCAGCTTGACCTTTTAAGCGGTGCCGGGCTTTATCCGGTGATCATGGATTACGGGGCTTTCGCCGTCCAGAACGCCTTCGAGGCCAATTACGACATCCCGGCGGATGAGATGGTGGCCCTGTTGCATATCGGAGCCGACAGCACCAACATCCAGTTCATCAAAAACAAGATCCCGTCTTTTACCCGGGAACTGCCCATGGCCGGAAATGCATGTCTACAGTTGATCCAGAAGAACCTAGGGCTTTCATATGAGCAGGCTTCCGAGCTGACCAAGGGCGAGAATGTGGCCGATGTCAGCCAGGAATCAGCCAGCGAGGTCTTTGCCAGCTTTGCCTCGGATTTTGCCGGATCCATAGAACGTACTCTTTCCTTCCTGGCCATGTCCGGCACCGGCGACAAAATGAGCCGGATATTCCTCTCCGGTGGCGGGGCCTTAATCCCCTCGCTGCAGGACCATCTAAAGGAGAAGTTCGGGATCCCGGTGGAGATCGTCAACCCGCTGCAGAAAATATCATACGACCCCAACCTGTTCGGGGCCACCGGGGCAGAGCGGATAGCCCCCATGTTAACTTTGGCTGTGGGCTTGGGTTTAAGGGAGGTAAAGTAA
- a CDS encoding helix-turn-helix domain-containing protein gives MPVSPKDIDSAKLYTVTETARILAVTDQTVRKHLCQKGLIGKKIGQRWLIKGTEIQKFIGE, from the coding sequence ATGCCGGTATCACCAAAAGATATAGATTCCGCCAAGCTTTACACGGTCACCGAGACCGCCCGCATTTTGGCCGTCACCGACCAGACTGTGCGCAAGCACCTTTGCCAAAAAGGACTGATAGGAAAAAAAATCGGGCAACGCTGGCTGATCAAGGGAACTGAAATTCAAAAATTCATAGGCGAGTAA